Proteins from a genomic interval of Candidatus Omnitrophota bacterium:
- a CDS encoding SPOR domain-containing protein, protein MNSKSVWLVVVLVAAGAVIFVLSFKQKEEPPPRAVIAAVPVQVMAQTADPARSPGSVTGYAVQVYSFQDKTRAEKALEDLRSSGYQAFLVVSDLGEKGTWYRVRVGGIADEKEAQVMLENVRKNYKSGFIVKPKV, encoded by the coding sequence ATGAATTCAAAAAGCGTGTGGTTGGTCGTTGTCCTGGTCGCGGCCGGTGCCGTGATTTTTGTTCTGTCCTTTAAACAAAAAGAGGAACCCCCGCCGCGGGCCGTGATCGCGGCTGTGCCTGTCCAAGTCATGGCCCAGACAGCCGACCCGGCGCGCTCCCCGGGGAGCGTCACCGGTTATGCGGTCCAGGTGTATTCTTTCCAGGACAAGACCCGCGCCGAGAAAGCCCTGGAAGACCTCAGATCAAGTGGCTATCAGGCGTTTCTCGTGGTCAGTGATCTGGGGGAGAAAGGCACGTGGTATCGCGTGCGCGTCGGCGGTATTGCCGATGAGAAAGAGGCCCAGGTCATGCTGGAAAATGTCCGCAAGAATTATAAAAGCGGGTTTATCGTCAAACCAAAGGTGTGA
- a CDS encoding penicillin-binding protein activator LpoB — MHKYSLLFVLVALVAAGCTTKVTRMEPDKVVDFSGGWNDIDARLVAQEMIKDCLAGEWVNEFTQKSGRPPVVIVGAVKNRTFEHIDPGVFIADMEQALTNSGKVTFVASKDDREEVRAERADQQARLPDGQAGNTAHATISPKGLETGADFMVQGSVNSIKDAVRGKYAVFYQVTLELVDLKTNQKRWIGQKEIKKVVERSSLKP, encoded by the coding sequence ATGCATAAATATTCGTTGCTTTTTGTTTTGGTAGCATTGGTCGCGGCCGGCTGTACCACCAAGGTCACCCGCATGGAGCCCGACAAGGTCGTGGATTTCAGCGGCGGATGGAACGACATTGACGCGCGTCTGGTCGCCCAGGAAATGATCAAGGACTGTCTGGCCGGCGAATGGGTCAATGAATTCACCCAAAAGAGCGGCCGTCCGCCCGTTGTCATCGTCGGGGCTGTCAAGAACCGCACCTTTGAGCATATCGATCCCGGCGTTTTCATCGCGGACATGGAGCAGGCCCTGACCAATTCCGGCAAGGTCACCTTTGTCGCGTCTAAGGATGATCGCGAGGAAGTCCGCGCCGAACGCGCCGACCAGCAGGCCCGCCTGCCGGACGGGCAGGCAGGCAACACCGCCCACGCCACCATCAGCCCCAAAGGCCTGGAGACCGGCGCCGACTTCATGGTGCAGGGCAGCGTTAATTCCATCAAGGACGCGGTCCGTGGCAAATACGCGGTCTTTTACCAGGTCACGCTGGAATTGGTGGATTTGAAGACCAACCAAAAGCGCTGGATCGGCCAAAAAGAGATCAAAAAAGTCGTTGAACGATCATCCTTGAAACCGTAG
- a CDS encoding Bro-N domain-containing protein, whose amino-acid sequence MPQISKQVAVFQGKQIRRVWDDAQERWYFSVVDIVETLTGSSIPKRYWSDLKRKLGSEGSQVYEKIVHLKFLASDGKKYSSDAADTETMFRIIQSIPSPNAEPFKLWLARVGYERVEEYSDPELTIQRAIQTYLKKGYSQDWINMRLKSIEIRKLLTDEWVKRGAKTNDEFAQLTDDITFAWAGMTTKQYKDFKELMKENLRDNMTNLELVLNMLAEASTTEISQVKHPQTFGQNRTIAKQGGAVAGKARKAIEAKTGKKVITKDSYIKQRQSIGI is encoded by the coding sequence ATGCCTCAAATTTCTAAACAAGTCGCTGTTTTTCAAGGCAAGCAAATTCGCAGAGTTTGGGATGACGCCCAAGAAAGATGGTATTTTTCTGTGGTGGATATTGTGGAGACCCTCACGGGGAGTTCGATCCCTAAAAGGTATTGGTCTGATCTTAAAAGAAAGCTTGGCAGTGAAGGAAGTCAGGTGTACGAGAAAATCGTACACCTGAAATTTCTGGCTTCTGACGGCAAGAAATATTCAAGCGATGCCGCGGATACTGAAACCATGTTTCGTATCATTCAATCAATACCATCTCCAAACGCCGAGCCGTTTAAATTATGGCTGGCGCGGGTCGGGTATGAACGGGTTGAAGAATACTCAGACCCTGAATTAACCATACAACGCGCGATCCAGACATATTTGAAAAAAGGATATTCGCAAGACTGGATCAATATGCGTCTTAAAAGCATAGAGATCCGTAAATTATTAACGGATGAATGGGTGAAACGAGGCGCTAAAACTAATGATGAGTTTGCTCAATTGACGGACGATATTACCTTTGCCTGGGCCGGGATGACAACCAAACAATACAAAGATTTTAAAGAGTTAATGAAAGAAAATCTGCGTGATAACATGACAAACTTGGAACTGGTCCTGAATATGCTGGCCGAAGCAAGCACGACGGAAATTTCCCAGGTCAAACATCCGCAAACATTCGGCCAAAATCGAACGATCGCCAAACAGGGCGGGGCAGTGGCTGGTAAAGCCCGAAAAGCGATCGAGGCCAAGACAGGGAAAAAAGTTATCACCAAGGACAGTTATATTAAGCAGCGGCAAAGTATTGGTATTTAG
- a CDS encoding response regulator codes for MANKKILVIDDDPTLLKMLQPFLESHGFAVTVAVDGEEGLAKLKIEHPDLIILDVQMPRMNGYAFISEMKKLGGAKKIPIIVLTAKEGMVEIFKAEGVKEYITKPFKSEVLLSNINKYV; via the coding sequence ATGGCAAACAAGAAGATCCTGGTGATCGATGACGATCCAACACTGCTCAAGATGCTCCAGCCCTTTCTGGAATCGCACGGGTTTGCCGTCACTGTTGCTGTCGATGGGGAGGAAGGCCTCGCCAAATTGAAGATCGAACATCCGGACCTGATCATTCTGGACGTGCAGATGCCCCGGATGAACGGGTACGCGTTCATTTCTGAAATGAAGAAATTGGGAGGAGCCAAAAAGATCCCCATCATCGTCCTGACCGCCAAGGAAGGGATGGTGGAGATCTTCAAGGCCGAGGGCGTCAAAGAATACATCACCAAACCGTTCAAATCCGAGGTCCTTTTAAGCAATATCAACAAGTACGTGTGA